In the Candidatus Bathyarchaeota archaeon genome, one interval contains:
- a CDS encoding translation initiation factor IF-6, producing the protein MSVIIEDVLGNPNIGVYCLSNEEIILVPYGLSKRKLERFENCLKVKAYPISISSSILIGVLTAANSNGIIVPYTIKSNELKILKTISDLNIVSPKVKWTAFGNLILVNDFGAIVAPILPKSLINKLADNFGVEAAPGVINGLPYVGSLAVTTNKGVLVNPFIKEEEKKLLEEILKVPVFPGTVNNGVLFPKSGLLANSKGVIAGSLTSGKELMAITQAMNV; encoded by the coding sequence GAGCGTGATTATTGAAGATGTTTTAGGAAACCCAAATATAGGAGTTTACTGCTTGTCAAATGAAGAAATTATTTTAGTTCCATATGGGCTTTCAAAAAGAAAACTGGAAAGATTTGAAAACTGTCTTAAAGTTAAAGCTTACCCTATAAGCATAAGCAGCTCTATATTAATTGGTGTTTTAACAGCCGCTAACTCAAATGGTATAATTGTTCCATATACAATTAAAAGCAATGAATTAAAAATTTTAAAAACAATTTCAGATTTAAATATTGTTTCTCCTAAAGTTAAATGGACTGCTTTTGGAAATTTAATTCTAGTAAATGATTTCGGTGCAATTGTTGCTCCAATTCTTCCAAAAAGCTTAATAAATAAGTTGGCAGATAATTTTGGAGTTGAAGCAGCTCCAGGAGTAATCAACGGATTACCGTACGTTGGATCTTTAGCAGTTACTACAAATAAAGGGGTTTTAGTAAACCCTTTCATAAAAGAAGAGGAGAAGAAATTGCTTGAAGAAATTTTGAAAGTGCCGGTGTTTCCGGGCACAGTAAATAATGGTGTTTTATTCCCTAAATCTGGGCTTTTAGCTAATAGTAAAGGTGTTATTGCAGGTTCATTAACCTCAGGGAAAGAGTTGATGGCTATAACTCAAGCTATGAATGTTTAA
- a CDS encoding 50S ribosomal protein L18a → MSENKALIELKNFKVYGEVKKGKFKMSFIKVVKALKIEDVLEKIYCDFGSRHKAKRFEIKILNINQHKD, encoded by the coding sequence ATGAGTGAAAATAAAGCTTTAATTGAATTAAAAAACTTTAAGGTTTATGGTGAAGTTAAAAAAGGGAAATTTAAAATGTCCTTCATAAAGGTTGTTAAAGCGTTAAAAATTGAAGATGTTTTAGAAAAGATTTACTGTGATTTTGGAAGCAGGCATAAAGCTAAAAGATTTGAAATAAAAATACTTAACATTAATCAACATAAAGATTAA
- the pfdA gene encoding prefoldin subunit alpha: MAKETEEELRKLLIENRLLEASITVIQSRLKIVNASLAEIILANLTLEGIKGKPKGSKILVPIGAGSFIRAELADSEKMIIGVGAGASIEKTFEESIQELKARQAELEQIKVSLQQQLTQAASQLEEKRRAISALIQERRGV, from the coding sequence ATGGCGAAGGAAACTGAAGAAGAGTTGAGGAAGCTTTTAATTGAAAACAGGCTTTTAGAAGCTTCTATAACAGTTATTCAATCTAGATTAAAAATTGTTAATGCTTCTTTAGCTGAAATCATTTTAGCCAACTTAACTTTAGAAGGTATTAAAGGTAAACCTAAAGGCTCTAAAATTTTAGTTCCAATTGGAGCCGGATCATTTATAAGAGCTGAATTAGCCGACTCTGAAAAAATGATAATAGGGGTTGGTGCTGGGGCTTCTATAGAGAAAACTTTTGAAGAATCTATTCAAGAGTTGAAAGCTAGGCAAGCTGAGCTTGAGCAAATTAAAGTTTCCCTTCAACAACAATTAACTCAAGCAGCTTCTCAATTGGAGGAAAAGCGTAGAGCTATCTCAGCTTTAATCCAAGAGAGAAGAGGGGTTTAA
- the ftsY gene encoding signal recognition particle-docking protein FtsY gives MFEKLKNHISLFLEKILKKEKSVNEFLEEFKINLIESDVAFPVAEQICLMLKNELDKIEKASDKLSAAKTLVKKTLENILSLGGKIDLLNIIEQKRSVNEPAILLFMGVNGTGKTTTIAKIAYFLLKKGYTVVLACSDTFRAGSIEQLEEHAKKVGVKIIKHKYGSDPAAAAFDAINYARSKGMNVVLIDTAGRMQTNRNLLDEMKKISRVAQPDLKILVVDALTANDAVEQSKVFNEAVGVDAIILTKLDADARGGAALSVSYAIKKPILFLGVGQKYEDLTFFNPSFILDKLVN, from the coding sequence TTGTTTGAAAAACTTAAAAATCACATCTCTCTTTTTTTAGAAAAAATTTTAAAAAAAGAAAAAAGTGTGAATGAGTTTCTAGAAGAGTTTAAAATTAATTTAATAGAAAGCGATGTAGCTTTTCCTGTAGCTGAGCAAATATGCTTAATGCTTAAAAATGAATTAGATAAAATTGAAAAAGCTTCAGATAAGCTTTCAGCAGCAAAAACCTTGGTTAAAAAAACTCTCGAAAACATTTTATCCTTAGGCGGTAAAATAGATTTATTAAATATTATTGAGCAAAAGCGAAGCGTTAATGAACCTGCAATTTTGCTTTTTATGGGTGTTAATGGAACTGGAAAAACTACAACAATTGCTAAAATAGCTTATTTTCTGCTTAAAAAAGGTTATACAGTTGTTTTAGCTTGCAGCGATACTTTTAGAGCCGGATCTATAGAGCAGCTGGAGGAGCATGCTAAAAAAGTTGGAGTTAAAATTATTAAGCATAAATATGGTAGCGATCCAGCTGCAGCAGCTTTCGACGCTATTAACTATGCGCGCTCAAAAGGTATGAACGTGGTTTTAATAGATACAGCTGGTAGAATGCAAACAAATCGAAACCTTCTTGATGAAATGAAGAAAATATCTAGAGTAGCTCAACCAGATTTAAAAATTTTGGTGGTTGATGCTTTAACAGCGAATGACGCTGTAGAGCAAAGCAAGGTTTTCAATGAAGCTGTTGGAGTGGATGCTATAATTTTAACAAAGCTTGATGCTGATGCAAGAGGGGGCGCAGCTTTAAGCGTATCTTACGCTATAAAAAAGCCTATACTATTTCTTGGTGTTGGTCAAAAATATGAAGATTTAACTTTCTTTAATCCATCTTTTATTTTAGATAAATTAGTTAACTAG
- the argF gene encoding ornithine carbamoyltransferase: protein MEKLKGRNFLTLQEFSSKEIWEILKLSKRLKKGGKPPARLKGKILAMIFQKPSTRTRVSFEVAVKKLGGEALYLSWNELQLGRGETIADTARVLSRYVDGIMARVYAHSDLEELAKYATVPVINALSDLCHPIQVLADLFTIWEKKGTVKNLKVAYIGDGNNVCNSLLIGCSKLGINFSAACPEDYKPNEKFLSLALKNAEESGAKIEIVKEPFKAVENADFVYTDVIVSMGQENEREKRLKVFLPKYQVTSELLKATFKNAYFMHPLPCHRGEEVTSDVIDGLNSIVWDQAENRLHTTKALLSLLL from the coding sequence ATGGAAAAGCTTAAAGGAAGAAATTTTTTAACTCTTCAAGAGTTTTCCTCTAAAGAGATATGGGAAATTTTAAAATTATCTAAGCGCTTAAAAAAAGGTGGTAAACCGCCAGCTCGATTAAAAGGGAAAATTTTAGCTATGATTTTTCAAAAGCCGTCAACAAGAACTAGAGTTTCCTTTGAGGTTGCTGTGAAAAAGCTTGGGGGAGAGGCTTTATATTTAAGCTGGAATGAGCTTCAATTAGGGCGTGGAGAAACAATAGCTGATACAGCGCGAGTTCTTAGTAGATATGTTGACGGTATAATGGCTAGAGTTTACGCTCATTCAGATTTAGAGGAATTAGCTAAATACGCTACTGTCCCAGTTATAAACGCTCTTTCAGATCTTTGCCATCCAATCCAAGTTTTAGCAGATTTATTTACGATTTGGGAGAAAAAAGGAACTGTTAAAAATTTAAAGGTTGCTTATATAGGAGATGGGAATAACGTTTGTAACAGTCTTTTAATCGGCTGCTCTAAGCTTGGAATAAATTTTTCAGCAGCATGTCCTGAAGATTATAAGCCTAATGAAAAATTTTTAAGTTTAGCTTTAAAAAACGCTGAGGAATCTGGAGCTAAAATTGAAATTGTTAAAGAACCATTTAAAGCTGTTGAAAACGCTGATTTTGTATACACTGATGTGATAGTTAGCATGGGTCAAGAGAATGAACGAGAGAAGCGATTAAAAGTTTTTCTTCCAAAGTATCAAGTTACAAGCGAGCTTTTAAAAGCAACTTTTAAAAACGCTTATTTTATGCATCCTTTACCATGTCATAGAGGGGAGGAGGTAACAAGCGATGTTATAGATGGCTTAAATTCTATAGTTTGGGATCAAGCTGAAAACAGGCTTCATACAACAAAAGCTTTATTAAGTTTGCTTCTTTAA
- a CDS encoding D-tyrosyl-tRNA(Tyr) deacylase — MVVLIAASKKDAAALNIAEKLIKEYEFKKENENLYKGEKELLAIIEEDSLYSEDLDKIFNPEAVVFASRHSAEAGKPTLTVHAPGNLTLKALYGGKPEELAIADPKRMKAALLTLKKKKEELNLSEFDVSLEATHHGPTSMNCPVLFIEIGSSISEWVNPKAGLAAAEAIIAACRETVNGEVSVGFGGGHYARKHTKTVLESNLAVGHILPKFFFENFNLKIVKKAFEKTIPACKKALIDWKGIRSLERFKLIDFLTAINVEAIKV, encoded by the coding sequence TTGGTTGTTTTAATAGCAGCCTCAAAAAAAGATGCTGCTGCTTTAAACATCGCTGAAAAATTAATTAAAGAATACGAATTTAAAAAAGAGAATGAAAACTTATATAAAGGAGAAAAAGAGCTTTTAGCAATTATTGAAGAAGACAGCCTTTACTCTGAAGATTTAGATAAAATTTTTAATCCTGAAGCTGTTGTTTTTGCCTCTCGACATAGCGCTGAAGCTGGGAAACCAACATTAACTGTTCATGCACCAGGAAACTTAACCTTAAAAGCTTTATATGGTGGGAAACCTGAAGAGCTTGCTATAGCTGACCCAAAAAGAATGAAAGCAGCTTTATTAACGTTAAAAAAGAAAAAAGAAGAGTTAAATTTAAGCGAGTTTGATGTTTCTTTAGAAGCTACTCACCACGGTCCAACAAGCATGAATTGCCCTGTTTTATTTATTGAAATAGGCAGCTCAATTAGTGAGTGGGTTAACCCTAAAGCTGGGTTAGCTGCAGCTGAAGCTATAATCGCTGCTTGCAGAGAAACTGTTAATGGGGAAGTTTCCGTAGGTTTTGGAGGCGGCCATTATGCAAGAAAGCATACTAAAACTGTTTTAGAATCAAACTTGGCTGTTGGACATATTCTTCCCAAATTTTTCTTTGAAAATTTCAACTTGAAAATAGTTAAAAAAGCTTTTGAAAAAACTATACCAGCTTGCAAAAAAGCTTTGATAGATTGGAAAGGTATAAGAAGCTTAGAACGCTTTAAACTAATCGATTTTTTAACAGCAATTAATGTAGAAGCAATAAAGGTTTAA
- a CDS encoding preprotein translocase subunit SecE: protein MNIKELIASINRLIKIVTKPTQKETFLLIKVSLLGAAIVGGVGFIIKVLFWIVGLASP, encoded by the coding sequence TTGAATATTAAAGAGCTTATCGCCTCTATAAATAGGCTTATAAAAATTGTAACTAAACCCACTCAAAAAGAAACTTTTCTGCTTATTAAAGTTTCTTTGCTTGGAGCAGCTATAGTTGGAGGAGTAGGATTTATAATAAAGGTTTTATTTTGGATTGTAGGTTTAGCTTCACCATAA
- a CDS encoding transcription elongation factor Spt5 translates to MKIYAVKTTSGQEETVANFIASKTASKNFLISSVLAFDSIKGYVFVEASAPHIVDEAASGVRHAKGRAKGEIPLSEVEKFLIIKPVVEELNVNDIVEVTSGPFKGLKAKVTNVDKTKGEITIELLEEGFAILPITVHADYVKLLERGVESAREKSG, encoded by the coding sequence ATGAAAATTTACGCAGTTAAAACTACAAGCGGGCAAGAAGAAACTGTAGCCAACTTTATAGCCTCTAAAACTGCATCTAAAAACTTCCTTATCTCAAGCGTTTTAGCATTTGACTCTATAAAAGGATATGTTTTTGTTGAAGCTTCAGCTCCTCACATAGTTGATGAAGCAGCTTCAGGAGTTAGGCATGCTAAAGGAAGAGCTAAAGGAGAAATACCTTTATCTGAAGTAGAGAAATTCTTAATTATAAAACCTGTTGTAGAAGAGCTTAACGTGAATGATATAGTTGAAGTTACAAGCGGTCCTTTTAAAGGTTTAAAAGCTAAAGTAACTAATGTGGATAAAACTAAAGGAGAGATTACCATAGAGCTTCTTGAAGAAGGCTTCGCAATTCTACCAATAACTGTTCATGCTGATTACGTTAAACTTTTAGAAAGGGGGGTAGAAAGTGCCAGAGAAAAAAGTGGTTGA
- a CDS encoding 50S ribosomal protein L11: MPEKKVVEALINGGEATAGPPLGPALGPLGVNVMAIVNKINDLTKDYAGMKVPIKIYVDVETKEFEVEIGVPTTSALIIKELKAEKGSGKPNTEKIGNLTLEQIIKIAKVKAGKSYAKSLKGVVKEVLGTCISMGVTVNGKSVNELIKEINEGKYKELISD, translated from the coding sequence GTGCCAGAGAAAAAAGTGGTTGAAGCTTTAATAAATGGAGGTGAAGCTACAGCCGGTCCGCCTTTAGGGCCAGCTTTAGGTCCATTAGGCGTTAATGTAATGGCTATAGTTAATAAAATAAATGATTTAACTAAAGATTATGCTGGAATGAAGGTTCCAATAAAAATTTATGTTGATGTAGAAACGAAAGAATTTGAAGTGGAAATTGGTGTTCCAACAACTTCAGCTTTAATAATTAAAGAGCTTAAAGCTGAAAAAGGTTCCGGAAAACCTAATACAGAAAAAATTGGAAATTTAACTTTAGAACAAATCATTAAAATAGCTAAAGTTAAAGCTGGTAAAAGCTACGCGAAATCTTTAAAAGGAGTTGTTAAGGAAGTTTTAGGAACATGCATAAGTATGGGTGTTACTGTGAATGGAAAAAGCGTTAATGAACTAATTAAAGAGATTAATGAAGGAAAATATAAAGAGTTAATTAGTGATTAA
- a CDS encoding 50S ribosomal protein L1 — MPIPKENLIEAVKALKNTPKKNFTQSIELLVSLKDVDLKKPESKINELIELPYQLNKSVKICVFATGDLALKAKKAGADLVFGKEEIENLGKDKKSTRKIAKEYDHFLAEAPLMPLIGKTIGAFLGPRGKMPAPIAPNAPIEDLIKRYKKLVRVRIRDQPAIRCRIATEDMKDEEVAENAAAVISVIEGKLEKKMKNIRSIMLKKTMSPPVKILLKEGKD, encoded by the coding sequence GTGCCTATACCTAAAGAAAACTTAATTGAAGCCGTTAAAGCTTTAAAAAATACTCCTAAAAAAAATTTTACTCAATCTATAGAGTTGCTTGTATCTCTTAAAGATGTAGACTTAAAAAAGCCTGAATCTAAAATAAATGAGTTAATTGAGCTTCCTTATCAATTAAATAAATCTGTTAAAATCTGCGTTTTCGCAACCGGTGATTTAGCTTTAAAAGCTAAGAAAGCTGGAGCAGATTTAGTTTTTGGGAAAGAAGAAATAGAAAATTTGGGTAAAGATAAAAAATCTACAAGAAAGATCGCTAAAGAATATGATCATTTTTTAGCTGAAGCTCCTTTAATGCCTTTAATAGGCAAAACTATAGGAGCTTTTTTAGGTCCTAGAGGGAAGATGCCTGCTCCAATAGCTCCCAACGCTCCAATAGAAGATTTAATAAAACGATATAAAAAACTGGTTAGAGTTAGAATTAGAGATCAACCTGCTATTAGGTGTAGAATTGCAACAGAAGATATGAAAGATGAGGAAGTTGCTGAAAACGCTGCAGCTGTAATCTCAGTTATTGAAGGAAAATTAGAGAAGAAAATGAAAAATATTAGATCTATAATGCTTAAGAAAACAATGAGTCCACCTGTAAAAATTTTATTAAAGGAAGGTAAAGATTGA
- a CDS encoding 50S ribosomal protein L10 — translation MQIEVHKKLPRKKIEVSEKLIKHLEEYRVVAKANLTGVRASQIQELRRKLREKVEFIVAKNTIFRKAAEKVNKENLINFANELKGPSLFLFTNISPFSLAILLNKSKVKVAAKGGDIATNDIIVPAGNTGLPPGPIISEFSKLKIPTKIESGSIWIASDTIAAKKGEVISVELASLLSRLGIKSIEAGLSIGLAYEDGKVFTMEDLLIDLEKVKEDLKLSVQQALSLAVNASYLTPETAPQILVKAHIQALALAVEAEYPEKEALLNALKLAYIRASALAEKANFRFEETKN, via the coding sequence ATGCAAATTGAAGTTCATAAAAAGCTTCCTAGAAAAAAAATTGAGGTCTCAGAAAAATTAATTAAGCATCTTGAAGAGTATCGTGTAGTAGCTAAAGCTAATTTAACTGGGGTTAGAGCATCTCAAATTCAAGAGCTTAGAAGAAAGCTTAGAGAAAAAGTGGAATTTATCGTGGCTAAAAACACGATATTTAGGAAAGCAGCTGAAAAAGTAAATAAAGAAAACTTGATTAATTTCGCTAATGAACTTAAAGGTCCCAGCCTCTTTTTATTCACTAATATTTCACCGTTTTCTTTAGCTATACTTTTAAATAAAAGCAAAGTAAAAGTTGCTGCTAAAGGTGGAGATATAGCTACAAACGATATTATTGTTCCAGCTGGAAACACTGGTTTGCCTCCAGGACCTATAATAAGTGAGTTTAGTAAGCTTAAGATTCCAACTAAAATTGAATCTGGAAGCATATGGATCGCATCAGATACCATTGCGGCGAAGAAAGGTGAGGTAATATCAGTTGAATTAGCTTCATTACTATCTAGGCTTGGAATTAAATCTATAGAAGCCGGTTTATCAATTGGCTTAGCGTATGAAGATGGAAAAGTATTTACGATGGAAGATTTGCTTATCGATTTAGAGAAAGTTAAAGAAGATTTAAAACTTAGCGTTCAACAAGCTTTAAGCTTAGCGGTAAACGCAAGTTATTTAACGCCTGAAACTGCACCGCAAATTTTAGTTAAAGCACATATTCAAGCTTTAGCTTTAGCGGTTGAAGCAGAGTATCCTGAAAAAGAAGCTTTATTAAACGCTTTAAAACTTGCTTATATTAGAGCTTCAGCTTTAGCTGAAAAAGCTAACTTTAGATTTGAAGAAACGAAAAATTGA
- the rpl12p gene encoding 50S ribosomal protein P1 — protein MKYVYAALLLHSAKKPISEENMKKILSAAEIEVDEARVKSLVASLAEINIDEAIKSSASLIAQPAAASQPAAEKTEKKEEKPKKEEKKEEEALAGLGALFG, from the coding sequence GTGAAATATGTTTATGCTGCGCTCCTCTTGCATTCAGCCAAAAAACCGATAAGTGAAGAGAATATGAAAAAGATTTTATCAGCTGCTGAAATAGAAGTTGATGAAGCTAGAGTAAAATCTTTAGTAGCTTCCTTAGCTGAAATAAATATTGATGAAGCTATTAAATCTTCAGCAAGTTTAATTGCTCAGCCAGCTGCTGCTTCACAGCCAGCTGCTGAGAAAACTGAAAAGAAAGAGGAGAAGCCTAAGAAAGAGGAGAAGAAGGAGGAAGAAGCTTTAGCCGGCTTAGGTGCTTTATTCGGTTAA
- the alaS gene encoding alanine--tRNA ligase, translating to MNVKIKEDEFLIPFFKENDFVRKQCKICGGYFWTQNLEAEICGDSPCQNYTFINNSPTKKSFSLKEMRQLFLSFFEKNRHEIVKPYPIVARWRADVYFVGASIFNFQPYVTDGVIPPPANPLVISQPCLRFNDLDNVGPTAGRHLVIFEMGGAHAFNYPNKEVYWKNETIKLHHELLTKELGVNSSDVTYKEHFWVGGGNAGPDVEACVNGLEISTLVFMVYKIIDEKLVESPIKTVDTGYGIERWTWLSQGAVSGFHAIYNSILNKIFEYANLKLDEKLLAESSKISGAMNIESLNDKIKARKKVAEKIGIDWIELDKILTPIETAYAIADHTKALAFIISEGIVPSNVEEGYLARLLVRRTCRMLKLLEIEDKFLDIIDMQISFWGEDFPNLKLMRNEILEILESEKEKYEKTVEKGVETVKKLSASLKAKKINELPVDRLIELYDSHGLIPEVVKEIAEKEGVKVDIPGNFFSIVASKHSQVSKPAEDQLNKELTLKFSSIPETRLLYYEDSYMKKFEAKVLNVYNRKYIVLDQTCFYPEGGGQPGDSGFLTINDTKINVVNVMKVNNIVVHVVENTSLKPGDIIKGEIDWEKRKSLMQHHTGTHILLGAARKVLGEHVWQAGAQKGVESSRLDISHHKRISDEEMFKIEQVASKVITEDIPVEIQWLPRDKAEKTYGFRLYQGGAVPGKEIRVVKIGDFDVEACGGTHCKRTGEVGLLKILKVERLQDGVERIIFATGPQALKHIQEKEAKLIKVAKILDSPIERVDEAAESLTKKFDETRKTLEKLMMEAAKIEAKNLVNKAYEIKGVKLITLKKTLEDENQILSLINEVSKIESNSVFIAALVKDSVKIFVSIGKKALAKGLNAAELASNLAKIIGGGGGGKPYFGQGGGTKLDKVDEALSAAKKLLEEKLSKAI from the coding sequence ATGAATGTAAAGATTAAAGAAGATGAGTTTTTAATTCCATTTTTTAAAGAAAACGATTTTGTCAGAAAACAATGTAAAATTTGCGGAGGCTACTTTTGGACTCAAAACCTTGAAGCTGAAATATGCGGAGACTCACCATGCCAAAACTATACTTTTATAAATAATTCTCCAACTAAAAAAAGTTTTTCTTTAAAAGAAATGAGGCAATTATTTCTTTCTTTTTTCGAGAAAAATAGGCATGAAATTGTTAAACCATACCCAATTGTAGCTAGATGGAGGGCTGATGTTTATTTTGTTGGGGCTTCAATCTTTAATTTTCAACCATATGTGACTGATGGGGTTATTCCTCCACCAGCTAACCCATTAGTAATAAGTCAACCATGCTTAAGATTTAATGATTTAGATAATGTTGGGCCAACAGCTGGAAGACATTTAGTAATATTTGAAATGGGAGGAGCTCACGCTTTTAATTACCCTAATAAAGAGGTTTACTGGAAAAATGAAACAATAAAGCTTCATCATGAACTTTTAACTAAAGAGTTAGGTGTAAACTCAAGCGATGTAACTTATAAAGAACATTTTTGGGTAGGGGGAGGAAACGCTGGCCCAGATGTTGAAGCTTGCGTTAATGGATTAGAAATTTCAACTTTAGTGTTTATGGTTTATAAAATTATTGATGAAAAATTAGTTGAATCTCCAATTAAAACTGTTGATACTGGATATGGAATTGAAAGGTGGACTTGGCTTTCTCAAGGCGCTGTAAGCGGTTTTCATGCGATTTACAATTCAATATTAAATAAAATTTTCGAGTATGCAAACCTAAAGCTTGATGAAAAGCTTCTTGCTGAAAGCTCAAAAATCTCTGGAGCAATGAATATTGAAAGCTTAAATGATAAAATTAAAGCTAGAAAAAAAGTTGCTGAAAAAATAGGAATCGATTGGATTGAGCTTGATAAAATTTTAACGCCTATAGAAACCGCTTACGCTATAGCTGATCATACTAAAGCTTTAGCATTTATAATTTCAGAAGGTATTGTTCCATCTAATGTTGAAGAAGGATATTTAGCTAGATTGCTTGTTAGAAGAACATGCAGAATGCTTAAGCTTTTAGAGATTGAAGATAAATTTCTTGATATTATAGATATGCAAATTTCATTTTGGGGGGAAGATTTTCCAAACCTTAAATTAATGAGAAATGAAATTTTAGAAATTCTTGAATCTGAAAAAGAAAAATATGAAAAAACAGTTGAGAAAGGAGTTGAAACAGTTAAAAAGCTTTCTGCAAGCTTAAAAGCTAAAAAAATTAATGAGCTTCCTGTAGATCGTTTAATAGAGCTTTATGACTCGCATGGTTTAATTCCAGAAGTAGTAAAAGAAATAGCTGAGAAGGAAGGGGTAAAAGTTGATATTCCAGGAAACTTTTTCAGCATAGTTGCTAGTAAGCATTCTCAAGTTTCAAAACCTGCGGAAGATCAGTTAAATAAAGAGTTAACTCTCAAATTTTCAAGCATACCTGAAACAAGGCTTTTATATTATGAAGATTCATATATGAAAAAGTTTGAAGCTAAAGTCTTAAATGTTTATAATAGGAAATACATTGTTTTAGATCAAACCTGCTTTTATCCTGAAGGGGGTGGGCAACCAGGGGATTCAGGTTTTTTAACTATAAATGATACTAAAATTAATGTCGTTAACGTTATGAAAGTAAATAATATAGTAGTTCATGTTGTAGAAAATACTTCTTTAAAGCCTGGGGACATTATAAAAGGTGAAATAGACTGGGAAAAAAGGAAAAGCTTAATGCAGCATCACACTGGAACCCACATTCTTCTTGGAGCTGCTCGTAAAGTTTTAGGAGAACATGTTTGGCAAGCTGGAGCTCAAAAAGGAGTTGAAAGCAGCCGTTTAGACATTTCCCATCATAAAAGAATAAGTGATGAAGAAATGTTTAAAATAGAACAAGTAGCTTCAAAAGTTATTACTGAAGATATACCTGTTGAAATTCAATGGTTGCCTAGAGATAAAGCTGAAAAAACTTATGGATTTAGGCTTTACCAAGGAGGCGCTGTTCCAGGAAAAGAAATAAGAGTAGTTAAAATAGGGGATTTCGATGTTGAAGCTTGCGGTGGAACACATTGCAAAAGAACTGGAGAAGTTGGATTACTTAAAATATTAAAAGTTGAAAGGCTTCAAGATGGAGTTGAAAGAATAATTTTCGCTACAGGACCTCAAGCCTTAAAACATATTCAAGAAAAAGAAGCCAAATTAATTAAGGTTGCTAAAATTTTAGATTCACCTATAGAACGGGTTGATGAGGCAGCTGAATCTTTAACGAAAAAATTTGATGAAACAAGAAAAACTTTAGAAAAGCTTATGATGGAAGCAGCTAAAATTGAAGCTAAGAACTTGGTGAATAAAGCGTATGAAATTAAAGGAGTAAAATTGATAACTTTAAAGAAAACTTTAGAAGATGAAAATCAAATATTATCTCTAATTAATGAAGTATCAAAAATTGAATCCAACTCCGTTTTTATAGCAGCTTTAGTTAAAGATTCAGTTAAAATATTTGTTTCTATCGGAAAGAAAGCTTTAGCTAAAGGCTTAAACGCTGCTGAATTAGCTTCTAATCTAGCTAAAATTATTGGTGGCGGTGGAGGAGGTAAACCTTATTTTGGGCAAGGAGGCGGAACAAAACTGGATAAAGTGGATGAAGCTTTATCTGCTGCCAAAAAACTTTTAGAAGAAAAATTAAGCAAGGCGATATAG